Within the Chromobacterium paludis genome, the region TGCGCAACCGGCTGGACCTGACGGTCTACCCCGACGGCGCCGCCGGCTGGTGCCTGACCAACAAACAGGCCCTGCTGCATCCGGACGGCAGGCTGTTGGGCTTGGTCTGCATTTCCAAGGACCTGGCCGACCTGACGCGGGAAAAACTGCTGGACGAACGCTTCGCCGCCTGCGTCGACCACATTCATGCCCACTACCATCGTCCGCTGCATCTGGAAGAGCTGTGCGAGCTGTCCGGCCTCAGCATCGGCCAGCTGGACAGAAGAATGAAGCGGGTGTTCCAGCTGCGCACCGGCGACTTCATCCGCCTTACCCGCATGGACGCGGCCTGCCACGCCATCCGCCGCGGCTGCGAGCCGCTGGCCGACATCGCCGCCGCTTGCGGCTTCTCCGACCAAAGCGCGCTGACCCGGCTATGCCGCCAGCTGCTGGGGCTGAGCCCGCGCCAGCTGCGCATGCGGGAGCGCGGCGGCTGAGCCGGCCGCGCCGCCGTGCCGCTTAGAACGCGCTCACGATCATGGTGGCTTGGCGGATGGCCCATTTGGGTTGCCGGTGCAACCCGGCTCGCAGGAAGGGGATCTTTGTTCCGTGGCGCAACCGGTCCGGATATCCCGGCCCCACCGCAAGCCTGCCCCGAGCCGCGGCTGAACGCTCTGCGCGCGAATCTTGGACTCGCTCAGCGACAGGCGCTAGCGTCAAATCGCCCAAACAGGCAGCCGCTTAAGACCCTGGACCTGCCACCCGACGGCAGGCATGAAAGGATCGTGAACAGGCTGTTAAGGCAACACTCCCAGCAAGGACCACAGCCGGCGCGCCTCGGCATCGCTGGCCAGCAACTCGGCCAATAACTCGCGCAGGGGCTTGTCTCCCCACTCCACCGCGCGCTGGATCAGATAAGGCACCGGGCTATGCGGTTCGGTTCGCGCCAGATAGCCGGCGATCAGGCGCAGCTGGCGATAAGCCTCTTCGCGATTGGCCGGCTCCGCTTGCCGGTCACTGGCCGGCTGAGCGGAGACATCGCGCTCGCCGGTGGAGGGCGCCGCTTCTGCGGCGGCAGGAAGAGAAGGTTGCATCGCGCCTAGCTCCTGAAGCGTCTGCATGAAATGATCCAGCGCCTGGCGCAGGGGCTGGAACGAGGGCGCGTCGGCAGGCATGCGCGCATCGCACCAGGCATCCAGCGCCTGCAGCAAGAGGCGTGCGTCCGTCAGCGCGGCGGCCTCCCGCGACGCCGGCGGCAGCGTTTTCACCCAGCCTTCCAGTTGCCGGCAATCGTGCCGGGCCGCCCGGCCATCCGCCTCCGACAGCCGCAAGCGGCTCCACTCGCGCCAGACGGCAAGAGTGGGCACCGTCACCTCGCGGGGCGGTTCCGCGTCCAATAGCGGCAGTTCCGTCTCCAATACTTCGGCATAGACACGGATTAGCCAGGCCAGCGGACCGCTGCGGAAGGACATGTCCCCGTCCTTGGGCAGAGGATGCACATCATCCCAATAGCGCTCGCAATATCGCAGCAGCAGCGCCAGCGCGTCGCGCAGCCCTTCCAGCCCGCGCCGGTGCAGCCAGGCCTCGCCCAGCCAGGCCGCCACCGTCAGGTCCTTGCCCCTCTCCATCAGCAGCCGCCCGGCCAGCGCCTCCACGCCGGCCCAGTCCGCCTGCTTCAACGGCCGCTCCCAAACCCCTGCGGGCAGCGACGGGTCATCCTGCCTTCTCAATTCCCGCAGCTCGTCATATTCCGTCGCATAGCGCAGGGCCTCGCCGCAGGGCGCGTCATCGGCGATGGGCCGCAGCAAGTCCGCCAGCCGCCGCTCCGCCTCTGCGTCCAGTTCAATGCTCATGCCTCATCCCCCATCGCGTTGCCCGGACAGCCCGGCCTCCGTCCGCTCCGCCGCGCGGAACGGCGAAGCCGGCGCCCGATACGGCAGGTTGCTGGCGCCGAAACTGGTCTTGCCGCCAGTCGCGGACAGCGTCAAACGCAAGAACATGCGCGCGGCGGCGTTGCCGCCGCCGGGATTATGCACCGGCAGCGACAACATCAGCGGGATGTCGCCGGACTCCCCGGACTCGCTCAGGGCGGCCCCGACGCGGTTGTCGCGCATCATCCGCAATAGCGACCAGGGACCGTCATAACTCCAGCTGGCAATCCGCTCAAACACGCTGAGGCCAGGCTGCATCGGGTCATAGAGCGGCGACTGCGGCGCGTCCTTGGCCCAGCGCAAGGTCAGCGTCACCGGCTGACCCACGCTCCAGTGCCAGCGCGCGGCGCCGCCTGGATACGTCACCTTCAGCGCCGGGCTGGCAAGCGTCCATTCGATCACCTGGTCGGCGCCTTTCTCCCGCTCGCGGTCGGTGCGCCAGCTCACGCCCACGTCCACACCTTGCCACGGCCCGCCGTTTTCGCGGACAAACAGCGGCCCCAGCCAGACGCGCGCCGCCTGGATGGATTCGATAAAGCGGCGCGCCGCGGGCGCCTGCGGCGACTTCAGATCCTGCAAGCCCGCCGCCGCCAGCGCGGCTTTGTCGTCCACCAGCCGCAGAAAGGCCGCCACCTGCTCCGGCGCCGCGTCCGCCGCATCCGAACGCGGCGAAAACGGAAAGCGGTTGGCCAGATGCTGGTTGAAATAGGCCGCCAGCCGCCGATAAGCCTCCGCCCCGCCCTGCAGCCGCAAGGCGTCGCAGCGGCTGTCCGCCATTTTCAGCAAGGCCTGCGCCCGGTCGGCAAAAAAAGTTCCGCCTGCCGGCCGCGCCGTCAGGTCCAACACGCCGCGGCAATTGCCCACATCCATTTCATTGAGGTCGTGGCCGATCAGCGTTTCCAACACCGCCGGCGCGCTATCCACCGCTTTCTCGCGATAACGGCGCAGCTCCGTCGCCAGATCCAGCCAACGCTGGATCAGGGCCTGATCGTCTACCGCCTGCGTGCCTTGTCGCGGGCCCAGCCAGGCCAGCCCTGCCGATTGGCCTTGGGCAAGGGCGGCCACTTGTTCCAGCTGGCCGCTCAGATATTGTTTCAGCTCGCCGGCATTGCCGACGCGGAAGGCATGGAAGCCGGCGTTGCGCGTGCCGTCCCACCAATCGAAACTGCCCTGGGTCGGCCGATAGGCTTCCAGCGACTGCAGCCTCCGCTCCGCCTGACGCAGCGAGGCCAAGGCGCGCTGGTCCATCGCCCGCGCCACCTCATCGCGGATATCGGGTTGGCCCAGGTCGTCGAAGGCTGCCAACAGCGCCGGCATGTCGCGGCTCATCGCCTCGAAGCCGGTTTCCGGCTGCGGGCTCGCGGTAAGTGAGGCGCGCCGCGCCAGTTCGCCGCGCATGCTGCGCGCCACCACGGCGTTCAACTGCGCCACCGTCTCGCCGCGGTATTCGAAAGGCAACGCCATGCCGGCGCCGCCCAGGTATTTCTGATAGTCCGCATAATCGCGCAGGGCCGCGGCCAGCCTGGCCGCATCCATGCCGGCCAGGCTGGACAGCCGGTCTCCATCCACGCTGAACGGTTGAGCCATGAAAGCATCCAGCGCGGTTTTCAGCTGCGTCAGCGATTTTTGCAGCTCGATGCCGCCCGAGGCCTGCTGCGTCAGCAGGGCCGATGTCGGCGCGGCATCGCTCAGCCAGCGCTTGTGAAACTCCTGGCGCGCCGCGATGCCGGCATCCTCCACTTGCGTCACCACGTCGGCGCCGATCAGGCCGCTGCGCGCCGCTTTTTCCATCAGCGCCGAATAGCCCGGCACCAGATCGTGTCCGGACGCCCGGCCCCATGCGCTGTTGATGGAGACGATCAGCTTCTGCAAGCGGTCTATGCTATTGCTGAGCTGCTTCAGCTTGTCCGCCCCGTCCAGCTGTCGATTGTCCAGCAGCTGCAGCTGCCTCTCCAATTGCGCGATATCGTTGCGAAAATTCTGGCTGGTATACAGCTTGCTGTACCAAGACTGCATCAAGGCCTCGAAATGGCCGCTCACCACCGGCTTGATCCGCTTCAGGCTGATCGGTTCGGCCAGCGGCGCCTCGCCGTCGGCCAGGGCGCGTCCCAGATTTTCGCGGGCGCCTGCTGGCAAGGGGCGCAGATTGAGTTCGAACAAGGCATTGGCCAAGCCCAGCGCCTCCTCCGGCGCCGACAAGGGATTGCGCGCCGCGCGGTTGAACTGCTCCACCTGCCGCTCCAGACGTCCCGCCTCGCCCACCAGCTGTTCGGCCAACTGATACTCGGGCCAGGTTTCCGGATAGCCCTCCTGGTCGACATCGGCGCCGTCCTCGTCCTCTATTCGCGCCAGATCGCCGGCGTCTCGCAGCAGCCGGTGCTGAACAGGCTGCATCACGATGATGCGCATCGCATGGCGCAGCGTGGCTTCCACCCGCCCATCGAGGGAGGAAAACAACGAGCTGGGGAACAAAAGCGTGGCAAAACGCCGCGCCGGCATGCGCTCCATCGCCTGCCACAGCACACGGATGCGCTGCGCCGTCAGCGCTTCGCCGCCGTCAGCCTGCTCGCTGCCACTCTCCAGCGCCAGCACCTGCCGCTGCTCTTTCAACAGCTCTATGCGCCCCACCGCCTGTTGCCAGAACCACGCCATCCCTGCCAGCCATAGCGCGGCCACAACCCCGGCGCCCAACAAGGTCCAGCGCTGCCAGCGGCGACGCAGGCGCAGGATGCGCGGAATGGCTTGCGCCAGCCCCTGCTCCGCCAACACCCGCAAACGCAATAAACGGCCGGCGAAGAAAGGCTCTGGCTCACTCGGCTCGTCTGCGCCTCCGCGCTCGCCGGTGAAATAGATGCCGCGCAACAGCGGGGCCTCGCCCAGGGCGTTGCCCCGGAACACCGGATCGCACAACGCTTGCAGATTGCCGCGGGCCTCCATCAACCGGCGCGGCAATAGATACAGTTCGCTCGCCACCTCTCCGCCCAACGCGCCGATCTCCGCCACCGTTTCCTCCACGGTGCGTCTTACCTGCTCCAGCGCTTCCTCCACCCACTCCGGCTGATAAGCGGCGCTGGCCAGGTAGGGCGAGGACCAGCCCAGCATCGCGTCGCGCGCGTCGGCCGGCAGGGCCTGGGCCAGCTCGACGAAGCCAGGCACCCTTTCGGCGCCGGTCACCACCAGATAGACCGGCAGGCTCAGCCCCAGCCGCTGCTGCAAATCGGCAAACTTGCGGCTGGCGGCCAGGCCGGCGCTGACCGACATGCTCTCGCTCCACAGCTTTTCCGCCGACACCACCCACACCAGCGCGTCCAGCGGCCGCTTTCCCCGCGACCGCAGCAGCGCGCCCAGCAAACGGCGCCAGCCGGACAAGGCCGTCAGCGCGCCGTCCGGGTGGGTGAACATGTCCTCCGGCGCCACCAATACGGCGCCGTCCACGCCGTACCACCAGCGGCCAAACCAGTTGGCCTCGCCATCGCATGTCAGATGCAGCGCCTGGCACAGGGTTTCCACCGTGCGCGTGCGCTCGCCCAGAGCCAACACCCAAGGCAGCTGGTAACGGCCCTCGGCCCCGGTTTCACGCTCGAAACGCCGCACCGCGCCGCGAAAGCTGCGCCGGGCCGGGTCCGCCTCGCGCCGCAGCCACCACGCCACGGCCAGCAGCAGGCACAGAAACAACACGGCCAACAACACCAGCCAGACAACTGACCATACGCTCATTTGCGCCACTCGCCTCCATTGTCTCCCTGGTACAGCAAGGGCCCGACGCGCCGTTCGATATCCAGCCAGAAGACATGGCCCACCAGCAGCACGGCCAGCGCCAGCGCCGCCACGCCCAGCATCAGGCGGAAGCCGTCCGGCAGCATGCGCCTGACTTCCTGCCGCAGCGGCGGCGAGGCGCTGGAGCGCTCCAGCGTCGAGCCTAGCGCGCGCGAATCGGCCTCGCGCTGGTGAACGAAGGCGAACAGCTCGCGCCGCCAATCTTCATGCTGCTCCAGGCCGCCCGGGCCGCGCAGCCGGCCATAAAAACCCAGCACCAGGCATTGCAGGCAGACATTGGCCAAGTCTCGCGAGGCCGGATCGCGCTCGCGCAATATCTTTTCCATCGCGTCCGGGGCCTTCTCGCCCGCGGTCCGGGTGCCGAACAGCCGCTGCTCCAGCGGCAGGGCTTGCCATAGCGTCTGGCCCGGCCATTCTCCGAACAGCAGCTTCTCATCCACCAGGGACACAAACAGGTATTGCATGAGGTCGATCTGGGCCTGGCCGGCGGCGCCCACGCGCACGCCGGCGTTGCGGCTCAGGCGCCGCGTCAGCATGCTGGCCGACTCGGCAGCCTGCTCCGCCATCGCCTCCGCCCCCTGTCCGCCCAAGCGCAATTCGTCGAAGACCCGCAGCCACTCCGCGTAGGCATCGCCAAAAGCCTCGCTCAACGGCATCGCGTAGGCGCCGGCCTCAATCATGGCCAGGCTCCTGTGGCTCCGGCACGAAGAGCAACGCCTCCCAGGGCGCAATGGCGGTAGCCCCGGCCGCGTAGGCCAGCCAGAGCGGCTCTTCGGGCAGGAACCATTCGCCCGAGGCGAGCAGCACGAACAACCGGGTATCGTCTCCCACGCTGTAGGCCACCTGCTCCGACCGCTCCAAAGCCCTCACGGCCAGCCCGCGCATCCGTTGCCGCGACAGCGTTTCCAGATGCGGCGCCGAAGCGATGATGGCCTGCTCCAGCCATTGCCGCGCCGCGGACTCCGGCGCGCCGCTGGGCATGCGCAGGCCAATCACCAGCCGCTCCGCCCCGCGCGCCGCCTCAGGCAGCGCCAGCCAGAATCCGGCATCGTCACGATTGAAGGCCAGGCTGCGATAGCCGGCACGCACGCGCGCCAGCGTGCCAGACAACCACGCCAGCACAGGCTGATAGCAGGCAAGCAGATCCAGATAATCGAAGGAAGGAAAGACCGGCACGCCAGCCCCGGGATGCAAGACCGACATCGAACCGGCCATGCCGGCCAGCAGAGAGAACAGAGCCGAAGGATGGCAGACGCGGCTGCCCAGCGCGGCCTCCACCTCGGGCAGCCTCTGCCACAGCGCGGCCAGCAGACGGCTGATTTCCTCCATATCGTCTTCATTGCCGGTTTCTCGCGCCTGCCGCAGGCGGCCACTCAGGAACACGCACTTCTCGCGCACCTGGGCGCATAGCTCGGCCACGCCGCGCCCCAGCGCATCATCCGGCTCCACCCTTGGACACGGCGGCGCGTAAGGCAGACGCGCGAAGCCGCCGCCCTGCTGGGCCACTCGCAGCAGGGGCAGACAAACCATGTCGGCGCGCCCGGAGTCGGTGACCAAGCGGATATCCGGCAGCCACCAGGCCAGACTGGCCGGATTGTCGCCGCTGCTGAGGTCCGGCACCGCTTCGCCGTTGACCGAGCGGTAGCGGCCGGACTGCGGATCCAGCCGTCCCGCCCGCCACAGCGGTGGCAGGGCCAGGTACACCGTCGCCATGCGTTGGGGCGCGCTCGTCGCCTCGGCCGCGATGTCGCAACTGAGTTCGATGCCGTCTCCGCCATCGAAAAGCAGGGGCAGGCCATCCGGCAGGATGGCCTGCAGCGCGAAAACTCTGGCCACCCCGCCGGCCAGCGCGGCCTCGTCCACCTCCAGCCCCAGCACGCCCCAATAATAGGGCTGGGCCGCCGCGGCCAATGCGGCGGCCACGGCTTCGCCTCTCAATGCCTGCAGCTGAAAATGCTGCGGCAGCAACTGCATCCCCTCGTACCAGCAAATCGCCTGTGGCAACGCTTTCAAACCGCCCCCCTTCCTGCCATGACTCATTGGCCCAGCAATTGCATGCTCTGGCTCTCGAAGCGCAGCCACGCCGACTTGCGCGCGTCCAGATTCAATCTATGCATGCCCGGCGCCGCATAAGAAGCGAAAACCAGCAGCCCTGCCGCCGACTCTCCGCGTATTGGGATCTGGTCGGTCTCCACATGCTGGCCAGGCACCAGCTCCAGGCTCCACACTTTCAGCCCATCTGGATAATCGCGCCTGAATTGCTCGCGTTGTTCAAACCATTTAGCCGCCGGCATGCCCAGCAGCACTTTGAGCAATTCCGGATCTTTGACCGCGACGAAATCCACCGCCAGCGGCGCATCGTCATTGGCCCGGCTCGCCATATCCAGCCGCACCGTCTGCAATTTCACAGAGGGTCCCCAGCCCAACACCGAGCACGCGCAGACCGCCGGGAGCAGAAAGCCGATAAGGGCCATCCGCATCAATTTCCGATAGCTATCCGTTTTATTGTTTCGATCGGCCATTCGTCATCCCGAAGCGAAAATAATATTTGGCGTAGATTGAATCCGGTTCTATAGATTTTGATAGGTCATCCGCATGCATAAATGCAAACCGCAATTCATGGCCAGGGCGTTTTTTCATGAGGACAGTCATTGCCGGAAATTGTCCTCAACCCGAAATCTGCCGATCCCGACAAACCTTCCCCAACCGGTTTGTCATCCTGACGGAAGCGCCCCTCATCCCCACCGGCAACTTGAGCGAGGTTTGAAATGGCTGAAAGCACCCAGCACAAACTGGATCGAATTCGTCCGCCACGCGTGCAGATCACTTACGACGTGGAAATCGGCAATGCCCTGGAAAAACGGGAACTGCCGTTGGTGGTCGGCATTCTGGCCGACCTGGCCGGCAAGCAGGAAACGCCTCAGGCCAAATTGGGCGAACGCCGCTTCGTCGAGATAGACCGCGACAACTTCAATGCCGTGCTGGCCTCGCTGTCCCCGCGCGTCACCGCCCAGGTGGACAACGCGTTGTCGGATGACGGCAGCAAGCTCAACGTGGAGTTGAAATTCAACCATATCGACGACTTCGATCCGGTCAGCATCGTCAAGCAGGTGACGCCGCTGCGCCGCCTCTACGAAGCCCGGCAGAAGCTGCGCGACCTGTTGACCAAGCTGGACGGCAACGACGAACTGGACAAGCTGCTGCAGGACGTGCTGACCAATACCGAAGAGCTGCAGAAGATCAAGTCAGTGCGCGGCGACGCCAAGGCGGAAAGCCCAGCGGCGGAATCCAAAGCGCCAACCCCGCCGGCGCCCGCCGCCGAGGCGGCCCCCGCGCCCGACACGCCGGAAGCCCCTCCCGCAGAATGATCCCACGCCCAACTTCGCATTGAGACTGGAGACCCCACATGGCTGAAACCCAGACCCAAGCGGCCGGCGGCGCCGAGTCCGCCCCGCTGTCGCTGCTGGACCGCATCATCCAGGAGGGCCGCATGGCCCACGATGAAGTGCAGCAGAAATACGCTCAGGACCTGCTGTCAGAATTCGCCACTCAAGTGCTGGACGAGGGCATGGCCATCGACAAGGACACCGTGGCGATGATCAACCATCGCATCGCCATCATCGACCAATTGCTGAGCAAGCAGCTCAACAATATCCTGCACCATCCGGACGTGCAGAAGCTCGAGTCGTCCTGGCGCGGCCTGCACTACCTGGTGATGAATACCGAAACCGGCAGCCGGCTGAAGTTGCGCCTGCTGTGCGCCAGCCAGACCGAACTGCTGAACGATCTGGAAAAAGCGGTGGAATTCGACCAGAGCGCGCTGTTCAAGAAGATTTACGAGGAAGAATACGGCACCTTTGGCGGCCATCCGTTCAGCCTGCTGGTGGGCGACTTCGAATTCGGCCGCCATCCGCAGGACGTGGCGCTGCTGGAGAAGCTGTCCAACGTCGCCGCCGCCGCCCACACCCCCTTCATCGCCGCGGCCAGCCCCCGCCTGTTCGACATGGGCAGCTTCACCGAGCTGGCCACTC harbors:
- a CDS encoding helix-turn-helix domain-containing protein translates to MQQPHLVCDLAAARAMAALFDLLPDVVFSVKDLDSRYLAISQGCVPRCALRNRGQAEGRTAHELFPQAMANRYREQDTQLFSEHMPLRNRLDLTVYPDGAAGWCLTNKQALLHPDGRLLGLVCISKDLADLTREKLLDERFAACVDHIHAHYHRPLHLEELCELSGLSIGQLDRRMKRVFQLRTGDFIRLTRMDAACHAIRRGCEPLADIAAACGFSDQSALTRLCRQLLGLSPRQLRMRERGG
- the tssA gene encoding type VI secretion system protein TssA codes for the protein MSIELDAEAERRLADLLRPIADDAPCGEALRYATEYDELRELRRQDDPSLPAGVWERPLKQADWAGVEALAGRLLMERGKDLTVAAWLGEAWLHRRGLEGLRDALALLLRYCERYWDDVHPLPKDGDMSFRSGPLAWLIRVYAEVLETELPLLDAEPPREVTVPTLAVWREWSRLRLSEADGRAARHDCRQLEGWVKTLPPASREAAALTDARLLLQALDAWCDARMPADAPSFQPLRQALDHFMQTLQELGAMQPSLPAAAEAAPSTGERDVSAQPASDRQAEPANREEAYRQLRLIAGYLARTEPHSPVPYLIQRAVEWGDKPLRELLAELLASDAEARRLWSLLGVLP
- a CDS encoding type VI secretion protein IcmF/TssM N-terminal domain-containing protein, which gives rise to MSVWSVVWLVLLAVLFLCLLLAVAWWLRREADPARRSFRGAVRRFERETGAEGRYQLPWVLALGERTRTVETLCQALHLTCDGEANWFGRWWYGVDGAVLVAPEDMFTHPDGALTALSGWRRLLGALLRSRGKRPLDALVWVVSAEKLWSESMSVSAGLAASRKFADLQQRLGLSLPVYLVVTGAERVPGFVELAQALPADARDAMLGWSSPYLASAAYQPEWVEEALEQVRRTVEETVAEIGALGGEVASELYLLPRRLMEARGNLQALCDPVFRGNALGEAPLLRGIYFTGERGGADEPSEPEPFFAGRLLRLRVLAEQGLAQAIPRILRLRRRWQRWTLLGAGVVAALWLAGMAWFWQQAVGRIELLKEQRQVLALESGSEQADGGEALTAQRIRVLWQAMERMPARRFATLLFPSSLFSSLDGRVEATLRHAMRIIVMQPVQHRLLRDAGDLARIEDEDGADVDQEGYPETWPEYQLAEQLVGEAGRLERQVEQFNRAARNPLSAPEEALGLANALFELNLRPLPAGARENLGRALADGEAPLAEPISLKRIKPVVSGHFEALMQSWYSKLYTSQNFRNDIAQLERQLQLLDNRQLDGADKLKQLSNSIDRLQKLIVSINSAWGRASGHDLVPGYSALMEKAARSGLIGADVVTQVEDAGIAARQEFHKRWLSDAAPTSALLTQQASGGIELQKSLTQLKTALDAFMAQPFSVDGDRLSSLAGMDAARLAAALRDYADYQKYLGGAGMALPFEYRGETVAQLNAVVARSMRGELARRASLTASPQPETGFEAMSRDMPALLAAFDDLGQPDIRDEVARAMDQRALASLRQAERRLQSLEAYRPTQGSFDWWDGTRNAGFHAFRVGNAGELKQYLSGQLEQVAALAQGQSAGLAWLGPRQGTQAVDDQALIQRWLDLATELRRYREKAVDSAPAVLETLIGHDLNEMDVGNCRGVLDLTARPAGGTFFADRAQALLKMADSRCDALRLQGGAEAYRRLAAYFNQHLANRFPFSPRSDAADAAPEQVAAFLRLVDDKAALAAAGLQDLKSPQAPAARRFIESIQAARVWLGPLFVRENGGPWQGVDVGVSWRTDREREKGADQVIEWTLASPALKVTYPGGAARWHWSVGQPVTLTLRWAKDAPQSPLYDPMQPGLSVFERIASWSYDGPWSLLRMMRDNRVGAALSESGESGDIPLMLSLPVHNPGGGNAAARMFLRLTLSATGGKTSFGASNLPYRAPASPFRAAERTEAGLSGQRDGG
- a CDS encoding DotU/TssL family secretion system protein, which encodes MIEAGAYAMPLSEAFGDAYAEWLRVFDELRLGGQGAEAMAEQAAESASMLTRRLSRNAGVRVGAAGQAQIDLMQYLFVSLVDEKLLFGEWPGQTLWQALPLEQRLFGTRTAGEKAPDAMEKILRERDPASRDLANVCLQCLVLGFYGRLRGPGGLEQHEDWRRELFAFVHQREADSRALGSTLERSSASPPLRQEVRRMLPDGFRLMLGVAALALAVLLVGHVFWLDIERRVGPLLYQGDNGGEWRK
- the tssK gene encoding type VI secretion system baseplate subunit TssK — protein: MKALPQAICWYEGMQLLPQHFQLQALRGEAVAAALAAAAQPYYWGVLGLEVDEAALAGGVARVFALQAILPDGLPLLFDGGDGIELSCDIAAEATSAPQRMATVYLALPPLWRAGRLDPQSGRYRSVNGEAVPDLSSGDNPASLAWWLPDIRLVTDSGRADMVCLPLLRVAQQGGGFARLPYAPPCPRVEPDDALGRGVAELCAQVREKCVFLSGRLRQARETGNEDDMEEISRLLAALWQRLPEVEAALGSRVCHPSALFSLLAGMAGSMSVLHPGAGVPVFPSFDYLDLLACYQPVLAWLSGTLARVRAGYRSLAFNRDDAGFWLALPEAARGAERLVIGLRMPSGAPESAARQWLEQAIIASAPHLETLSRQRMRGLAVRALERSEQVAYSVGDDTRLFVLLASGEWFLPEEPLWLAYAAGATAIAPWEALLFVPEPQEPGHD
- the tssB gene encoding type VI secretion system contractile sheath small subunit, whose product is MAESTQHKLDRIRPPRVQITYDVEIGNALEKRELPLVVGILADLAGKQETPQAKLGERRFVEIDRDNFNAVLASLSPRVTAQVDNALSDDGSKLNVELKFNHIDDFDPVSIVKQVTPLRRLYEARQKLRDLLTKLDGNDELDKLLQDVLTNTEELQKIKSVRGDAKAESPAAESKAPTPPAPAAEAAPAPDTPEAPPAE